The genomic stretch AGAAGCCGATGTCGTTGTAGTCGGAGCAGGGCCGGCAGGCATACATGCAGCTTTAGCAGCAGGACGCGGAGGTGCGAAGACCGTACTGGTCGAACGCTATGGATTTGCTGGAGGAATGTCTACAGCAGCGTTAGTCTATCCGTGGATGACCTTCCATACAACAGACGGAAAGCAGGTGATCAAGGGGACTGGTCAGGAAATGGTAGACCGGTTAGCCGCCCTGAATGCGTCTCCTGGACATGTCCGTGATACCTGCGGCTTCGTGCATACGATTACTCCCTTTCATCCCGAGGTTTATAAAGTACTTGCCGTTGATATGCTGAAGGAAGCCGGAGTTCGTTTACTGTTTCATAGTTTTGTTGATTCGGTTTCAGTGAAGGACGATCATATTAATGGGGTGACGTTGACGACCAAATCAGGGCGGATTGAGATTAAAGGCCGCATCTTTATTGATACCTCAGGCGATGCTGATTTAGCGTACTTATCTGGTGCGCCTGTGCTTCAAGGTCGTGATGGTGATCATTTGACGCAGCCGATGACGATGAAGTTTCGCATGCGGGGCGTTGATTTAGCTAAAGTGAAAGCGTATATTATCGAGCACCCGGATGAATTTTATCATAAAACTCCGTTTGATGAGCTTCCAGGTTTATATTTGTCTGCGGTTCAAGGGTTTTATAAGCATTGGAAGGAAGCTGACCTGCCGATTAAGCGGGATCAAGTATTGTTCTTTAGCGGGCCTGAGGCAGATGAGGTACTCGTGAATATGACACGTATCCAAGGCTTGGACGGAACCAATGTTGAGGATCTGACATTAGCGGAGGAATTAGGACGCAAGCAGGTACTAGTGGTCGCAGATTTTATGGAAAAATCGTTACCGGGCTTTGAAGGAGCGTCCATTTCACAGGTAGGCGCGCAGATTGGGATTCGTGAGAGCCGCAGAATTGAAGGGCAGTATATTCTTGCGATGCAGGATGTGGTAGAGGGTAAACGTTTTGAGGACGTAATTGCTCGAAGCGGGTATCCCATTGATGTACATGCTCCATCTGGAAATAATGTCGTCGTTTCATGGATCGAAGGGGATGGCGCTTATGATATTCCTTACCGCTGCCTGCTTCCGCAAAAAATCGATAATTTAATTATGGGCGGACGCTGCATCTCAACCTCCCATGAAGCACTCGGTACAACAAGATTGTCTCCTAGCTGCATGGCAACAGGACAGGCAGCTGGAACAGCCGCGGCGCTTGCAGTAAAGCATAATACGTCGCCGCAAAAAGTATCCATTCATGAACTGCAAGAGCTGCTGCGTCAGAATGGTGCACTGTTAGATTGATGGATTGATGAGATACCATTCGGATTCTACATGACAGGCTGGTTATTGGAAAAAAATAGTATATACTAACGATATAAAGCAATCATCCGGTTGATGAGGGGTTAGTATAGCATGGAAATTGTAGAAGCAACCATTTCGTCCACTCAAGAAGCGTTAGAAGCGGGTGAGCTTACATCCCATAAGCTCGTTCTGGCCTATTTTGACCGAATTGCCTCTCATGATAAAGCTGGATTAACGATCAATTCGGTGCTTGAGCTAAATCCTGATGCTCTATTTATTGCTTCTGCACTTGATAGCGAACGAGCGGCTCAAGGCTCAAGGGGCCCGCTGCATGGTATTCCTATTTTGCTAAAGGATAATATTAATACCGGTGATCTGATGCACACGAGTGCAGGTTCGCTGGCGCTTGCGAACTCTTATGCGGGCGAGGATGCTTTTATCGTCAAGAGACTTCGGGAAGCGGGAGCCGTTATTTTAGGCAAGGTAAATATGACGGAGTTTGCCAACTTTATGACCGAGGGCATGCCATCTGGTTATAGCTCGCGCGGCGGACAGGTTCTCAATCCCTATAATATATCTGCACCGACGGGTGGATCGAGCGCAGGCTCGGGTGTTGCTGTGGCATGTAATTTTTGCATGGCCTCCATCGGCACAGAAACGTCGGGCTCCATTCTAAATCCGGGCAATTTAAGCTCGACCGTAGGCATTAAACCAACGGTAGGTCTAGTTAGCCGCACGGGCATATTGCCGCTATCCAACAGCCAGGATACGGCAGGCCCAATGGCAAGAACGGTGACAGATGCTGTACATGTACTGAATGCGATTGTTGCACATGATAGTGATGATGCAGCTATGGGAGCGGGATATTGGCGAAAACAGAAGGATTATAGCGTGTTTCTTGACCCTAGAGGACTTGAGGGAGCCCGAATTGGTATTCCGAGAGATTATTTTTTTGAGGAATTGACGGACGAGCAGCTTGAGATTTTTAATGTGGCAGTGGAGCTTATGAGGAAGCACGGAGCGATTATTGTGGACCCGGCAGATGTGAGAACCGTTCGTGAGATCGTATATTCCTCTGTCGTGCTCAATGAATTCAAAGCTTCATTAAATGCATACTTAGCTAAGCTTCCGCCGAGTACGAGTATTCGCACGCTCAAGGATATCATTGCTTTCAATAACGAGCATCCAATAGAAACGCTGAAGTACGGACAAAAAACACTGTTGAACGCCGAATTAACGACATCGGGCACACTAACCGAGCTGCCCTACCTTCGCGATCGCAGCACTGATTTGCGATTGTGCAAGGATGAGGGCTTAGATGCGACGATGAAGGAGCACCGCCTGGATGCGCTGCTCTTTCCAGCTGACTTTGGCGCAAGAATTACTTCCCGTGCAGGCTATCCTTCGATTGTCGTACCCGCAGGCTATACAGGCAAGGGCGTGCCGTTTGGCGTTGCCTTCGCAGCGAAAGCGTACGAGGAGCCAACACTGATTAAGCTTGCCTATGCCTATGAGCAGCTCAGTATGGTCCGCAGACCCCCTTCCTTAAAAAGCTTCATATAGCGGGCAATTACAGCAAAAAACCTTCTCGGCTTTAATAAGCGGGAAGGTTTTTTGCTGATCCAGCTATTTCTTTGCTTTAAAATGAATAACTGCGCTGTACAGCATTTTTTCGATTTTCGGATTAAATACAGCATGATGACTGACGTGGAAAACCTCCAGCAGCAAACCTTTATTATTATCGATTTGCTGGTCGATCTTTTGCTCCAACGTTTTCAAATCATACGCTTCAAAAAATTCTATTTTGTTATCGATCAAATCTAATCGAAAGTCCATAAAATATCCCCTAATAATAGATTAATTGATATATAAGTTGAACTAGAAATTTGCGTTTTGGGCGCTGTGCGAGAAGATCATTCTTACGATCGCTGTTGCAGCCAGATTCTTTGATTTCCTAAGACATTTAAAGGTAAGAATATGGCTGCAAAGGCGAACACTTCGTTTCTCCAGAACGATCTTCTCGCTTCGCTAAATCTTCAATTTTTCAAGTTCAAGTTATATAAATCTATTATACAGAGATATTATCTTTTCCACAAAACTTCGATTTCCTCAAGCGATTTCCCTTTCGTTTCGGGTACAAGTCGCCAAGTGAAGAAGAAGGCAATCAGAGCCATGGCGCCATATAGCCAAAACGTCGTTGCTGGACCAGCGGTGTTGAGCAGCGGTGGAAACGTCTGAGAGACAACGTAGTCTGCTGCCCAAAGGGCCATCGAAGCGATTGCTGTCGCTTTGCCGCGAATCCGATTTGGGAATATTTCTGACATGAGCACCCATACGACAGGGCCAAAAGATACGGCAAACGATGCGACATACAGCAATACAAATACAAGTACAAACGGGCCGTCAGTATGTCCGGAATGGAAGGCGATTCCGATAACCAGCAGCGATATTGCCATGGATGCTGAACCAAAGAGCAATAATGCTTTACGTCCAACCTTATCAATCAGCCACAATGCGATGATGGTGAACAAGAGGTTGATGAAACCGACAAGTATGGTTTGAACTAATGCAGCATTCGTACCAGCGCCCGTTGCTTTAAATATCTCAGGAGCATAATACATAACTGCATTGATGCCAGTTACCTGCTGAAGGATGGCGAGCCCAACACCTACAATTAATACGATTCGCAAGCTTGGTTTAAACAGCTGACGGATGGATCCATTTTCGTTCGCAAAGGAGTTTTTAATATCGATCACTTCTTGTTTAGCTAATTTCTCGCCATGGATCTTTAAGAGAATAGGCAGTGCAGCAGCAGCTTGTCCTTGCTTAATTAGCCATCTTGGGCTTTCAGGGACGAAGAACAACAGAACAAGGAAGAGTACACCGGGAACAGCGCCAACTCCGAACATCCAGCGCCAAGCCGTCTCGATGCCCCAAGCCTCATTTCCTGAATTCGATATCCATAGATTTACGAAATAAGTAAGAAAGATGCCGCTAACGACAGCGA from Paenibacillus sp. FSL H8-0548 encodes the following:
- a CDS encoding FAD-dependent oxidoreductase; the protein is MTIQVTSTIEADVVVVGAGPAGIHAALAAGRGGAKTVLVERYGFAGGMSTAALVYPWMTFHTTDGKQVIKGTGQEMVDRLAALNASPGHVRDTCGFVHTITPFHPEVYKVLAVDMLKEAGVRLLFHSFVDSVSVKDDHINGVTLTTKSGRIEIKGRIFIDTSGDADLAYLSGAPVLQGRDGDHLTQPMTMKFRMRGVDLAKVKAYIIEHPDEFYHKTPFDELPGLYLSAVQGFYKHWKEADLPIKRDQVLFFSGPEADEVLVNMTRIQGLDGTNVEDLTLAEELGRKQVLVVADFMEKSLPGFEGASISQVGAQIGIRESRRIEGQYILAMQDVVEGKRFEDVIARSGYPIDVHAPSGNNVVVSWIEGDGAYDIPYRCLLPQKIDNLIMGGRCISTSHEALGTTRLSPSCMATGQAAGTAAALAVKHNTSPQKVSIHELQELLRQNGALLD
- a CDS encoding amidase family protein, coding for MEIVEATISSTQEALEAGELTSHKLVLAYFDRIASHDKAGLTINSVLELNPDALFIASALDSERAAQGSRGPLHGIPILLKDNINTGDLMHTSAGSLALANSYAGEDAFIVKRLREAGAVILGKVNMTEFANFMTEGMPSGYSSRGGQVLNPYNISAPTGGSSAGSGVAVACNFCMASIGTETSGSILNPGNLSSTVGIKPTVGLVSRTGILPLSNSQDTAGPMARTVTDAVHVLNAIVAHDSDDAAMGAGYWRKQKDYSVFLDPRGLEGARIGIPRDYFFEELTDEQLEIFNVAVELMRKHGAIIVDPADVRTVREIVYSSVVLNEFKASLNAYLAKLPPSTSIRTLKDIIAFNNEHPIETLKYGQKTLLNAELTTSGTLTELPYLRDRSTDLRLCKDEGLDATMKEHRLDALLFPADFGARITSRAGYPSIVVPAGYTGKGVPFGVAFAAKAYEEPTLIKLAYAYEQLSMVRRPPSLKSFI
- a CDS encoding YrzA family protein — protein: MDFRLDLIDNKIEFFEAYDLKTLEQKIDQQIDNNKGLLLEVFHVSHHAVFNPKIEKMLYSAVIHFKAKK
- a CDS encoding sugar porter family MFS transporter, with the translated sequence MGNVVASNNDRVSMKFVTLVSIVSALGGLLFGFDTAVVSGAVGFMEDRFDLSKLQVGWAVSSLIIGCIVGAAMSGVLSDRFGRKRVLIAAAILFIISSIGSAIPDTFSGFVIARIIGGIGIGITSTLCPLYNAEIAPAKYRGRLVALNQLAVVSGIFLTYFVNLWISNSGNEAWGIETAWRWMFGVGAVPGVLFLVLLFFVPESPRWLIKQGQAAAALPILLKIHGEKLAKQEVIDIKNSFANENGSIRQLFKPSLRIVLIVGVGLAILQQVTGINAVMYYAPEIFKATGAGTNAALVQTILVGFINLLFTIIALWLIDKVGRKALLLFGSASMAISLLVIGIAFHSGHTDGPFVLVFVLLYVASFAVSFGPVVWVLMSEIFPNRIRGKATAIASMALWAADYVVSQTFPPLLNTAGPATTFWLYGAMALIAFFFTWRLVPETKGKSLEEIEVLWKR